Proteins from a genomic interval of Bos mutus isolate GX-2022 chromosome 15, NWIPB_WYAK_1.1, whole genome shotgun sequence:
- the LOC102284209 gene encoding proteoglycan 3: MKGCLVLLLLLLGTVSALYLENDAPHVGSPETQADLSQDAEGSGGQEGELALSGEVVESGGEEAEDAHDDEGDSESDPDDLDEDVQCPKEEETVQLPGGPECKRCYYRFVRTPRRFRHAQRICRRCYRGNLVSIHNYRFDYRVTRWSRRTNQSQVWIGGFITGRSRCRRFRWTDGSRWNFGYWARGQPGNGRGHCITLCTRGGHWRRASCKRRLPFVCAF, from the exons ATGAAAGGCTGCCTGGTCCTGCTCCTTCTGCTGCTGGGGACAGTTTCTGCTCTCTATCTGG AGAATGATGCCCCCCATGTGGGCAGTCCGGAGACACAGGCAGACCTGAGCCAGGATGCTGAAGGCTCaggggggcaggaaggagagctGGCCCTGAGTGGTGAGGTGGTGGAGTCGGGGGGAGAGGAGGCCGAGGACGCCCACGACGATGAGGGGGACTCAGAGTCAGACCCAGATGACTTAGATGAGGACGTGCAGTGCCCCAAGGAAGAGGAGACAGTGcaacttcctggtggtcctgaGTGCAAGAGGTGCTACTACAGATTTGTGCGGACCCCAAGGAGGTTTAGGCATGCTCAG AGAATCTGCAGGCGTTGCTACCGAGGCAACCTCGTCTCCATCCACAACTACCGCTTTGACTATCGTGTGACACGCTGGTCAAGAAGGACCAACCAGTCACAGGTCTGGATCGGAGGCTTTATCACGGGCAGG TCCCGTTGCAGGAGATTTCGCTGGACTGATGGGAGTCGCTGGAATTTTGGATACTGGGCCCGAGGGCAGCCTGGGAATGGCAGAGGCCACTGTATAACCCTGTGCACCAGAG GGGGTCACTGGCGACGAGCTTCATGCAAGAGGCGGCTGCCCTTTGTCTGTGCCTTCTAA